The following is a genomic window from Episyrphus balteatus chromosome 1, idEpiBalt1.1, whole genome shotgun sequence.
TTATTTTTAtcaccttaattttttttaattgaaaaaaaaatgttacgcatacgccgtAGAGACCTGATAACTTAAATGTGTTAGAAAGATCACTTTTATGTGTTTATGCCGTTTTATATTcccgaagaaaaaaataacaaaaataataaaaaattattaaaattatttttattttaagtggagtgattgaatataattcaaaataagttcaagtgacctcaactccaaaatgtataaagcgtttcgcccaggtacgacagtgggctcatcagttagatctgtcgtacccttacgaccaaaataaggcgtcttagtaagggtacgacagatctaactgatgagcccactgtcgtacctgggcgaaacgctttatacattttggagttgaggtcacttgaacttatttTGAGTTTTATATTCCCATTCAAACCAAACGCAAGACGATACAATCGTTACACCGATCGTTGCAGGATATTCGGACGTCACAAGGTAAAACTAGTTTCAACGACAAATGGTGTGTGTACAAGCCCTCTATGACCTTCGAATGCCAATATCAAATATTTAAgctaaaataaatccaattgaTTTAAAACAAAGCCAAATTAGGTTAtcccaaaaatttatttttttttttaattgttttagttGGTATTTggtttgagcaaaaaaaaagcaaacattccgaattcgaaaaaaatcatctacatatgtacatatactaAATTCGAAGAAATTCAGGATATATTGACAAAGACCACTTTTGTTGTCTCCATTATCCTAATGTTTTTTCTACTAGATGAGTAAATCTGTGGCGCGACTGGCCCATACAAAACATGTGTCCATGAAATTAGTTAATTCCAGACTTCTTTCTTTATTTGGCTCTGTTAATATCTGTCGAGGGAATCAAAAACAAAGTATTTTTCGATTACAGAAGATAGCACAAATTTCTCCCGCTTTAGCAATGATATAGTCATCGCTATTGAACATAGATAGATATTTAAATCTTGCACACTTGGAAGCCCTACTTCCGAAACTAAGCAGAATAAGTATTGTTTTTCTTCGCGCATATGCGGTATTCACTTCTATAGTTCACATAGAAACCAAAACGATTTgtgtttaaacaattttcttcACATTGCAGCATAACTTCAATAGTAgtcaaaaaccgttttttttttatttctaaaggtaatatttcaaaaacgggaggtGATTGAATTTTTGTGACTTTGGAGTCGAGTTAATAcattagagagaaaaaaaaaatcgaaatgttaattagaaaaaaaaagttattcttcGAAGAGAATCCACTACCAGGTTTTTAAAGAGATTAGTACTCCAGCATCTTACTTAGGTTACTGCTCTTTTATACATGTCCATAATCATCCCCAAGACTTCTGATAATCCTCTGAATTCGCATGAGGAATTACGCCTAATGAACTTAGAAACTAGCAAGAAACttatgtatacaaaatttaGTTGACTGTttgagaaatattttaaaataaaaaattgaactttttacAATTCGTATATGGAAAAGTATctaccgttatttttgatcCTTCCATATTTTTGATtgcaaaaatccaaaaacatttTGGagagccttaaaaaaataatgcacaCAAAGTTTGATGTTTGATATTTCCATCCGATTGATCCTACTCTATCAACACAGTAAATTCCTGTCGAATGGAATTCTAATTCTTCTGTTACCATCAAAAATATAGAAGCGCTTGGAATTAAGGGGAAGGAGAGAAATGAGTTAAAGCTTGTTTATTTGGAATACAGAAAGATAGAACTGCCCCAAAAAAGTTCTTCCGCAAGACCAAACAAATTAGTCACTCCTTATCTTTGAACTATTAATAGATTTAAatctcaaatttaaataaaatgcgattgcattgtaaataaataaaacaagtgTTTGTTATATTTGTTAATGTGGATTTAGGAAAGTAGGTCTTATGGATTATGGTTACTAAAaccatcaaaattatttttgtttagaattgaATCTTAAATAAACCCGCATCCAAAAAGTAAATGAGTAATTGTCTTCTTAAATTATCAGTTGTTatgattttaatgaaataaatgttACGTGCAAATTAAAGAACTTCTGACGATATCGACAGTGTCTATATAGCCTAGCgactaaaaacaaatatatattattatatgtttcaaaagcaaacatttttagAGGTCAGTCAAGTAATGGTTGATAACCCCTCTTCGCTATCTCGCATTCCCATAAAATTTAATTCCACTTgtgtattatattattttttgaaaattactgaaatcatctttcttttttgtaaatttttaaggaaataaacAAGAATAAATGCgtaaagagaataaaaattgaattttaaaatcacTAAATGTGATTGCGGTGAACCCCCATGGTAATTGTGAAATCGAAACAGATTCATTGGATCAATGCCATGAATCATCTGTTTATTCAatgcaaaaacagaaaaaacaaaCGAACAAATAGTGTCGTTGTCTTTCAAAATGGAAAATCAGTTCCAGAAGaatacaaacaacaacaaaaagagaaaagaaaaacagcTTACAAGCTtatcgaaaagaaattttttttatttgtacaatGATAAGTACAACGTATGTATTTATAAGGGTTATACTATACAACTAAGCTagatattatatttatataagaGGGGAGAGAGGAGCAAAATGCTATTTATTagtcaaacagaaaaaaaaaaacaaagaaatttagTCCTTTAGATCCTTGTGTAGGATGGATAAGCTGTTCCAGCTGCTCCAGTTGTTGGTGGAATCAATTGTTGTCGCTCCCTGGATGAGCGAATAACTCGGAATAGTGAATAAATTGCGGTCCAAATGTAATATTGTATagctataaaaataattaataaccgATTGAGAGATGTGATCGTTAGAGCTATATAATCTTACGAGTTCTTACCAATAGGAATCAATAGACCCAATGTCATTCCAAAGATCATTCCGAAACTCTTTCCCACATGGATGCAGCTTACAATAAAATAGATCAAGTTCAGAACACTCAAAGAGAGAGCAAATCCATTATTAATCAGCCATGGAACGAGCATCATATGACGTTCCTGTGGGCGGAAAAGATTGATTGATCAAGTATATCCGAGAGGTGAATCCCCCTGATTTTGTATGTAGATCGTATGTGCATAAGGGTggtctttatttaaaaaaaagttggattttGTATGCTCTCAAAGGCtcatatggttggaaataaacaaaaaaaaaaatgtacccaaGTTTgtgaattaaaatgtttaatttttaatttttgacataacgtgtaaaaatcgactttttaaaaaaagtacaaaaaaaatggttttct
Proteins encoded in this region:
- the LOC129921124 gene encoding uncharacterized protein LOC129921124, which gives rise to MFTVERLCCLRLNTAGVVVGWVCGILSLFYIVLYALLISNLDEIIKYIVEQGGSPAEKLDPSTVRSVVIAIVAIALTICVVNLISSVLLVAGTIQERHMMLVPWLINNGFALSLSVLNLIYFIVSCIHVGKSFGMIFGMTLGLLIPIAIQYYIWTAIYSLFRVIRSSRERQQLIPPTTGAAGTAYPSYTRI